The Aythya fuligula isolate bAytFul2 chromosome 2, bAytFul2.pri, whole genome shotgun sequence genome contains a region encoding:
- the PIP4P2 gene encoding type 2 phosphatidylinositol 4,5-bisphosphate 4-phosphatase, giving the protein MAAEGVDERSPLLSAPSSGNVTPTAPPYLPDTSPRAELPPPYTAIASPDASGVPVINCRVCQSLINLDGKLHQHVVKCTVCNEATPIKNPPSGKKYVRCQCNCLLICKDTSRKIGCPRPNCRRIITLGPVMLIPEEQPAQPALPVQPDGTRVVCGHCGNTFLWMELRFNTLAKCPHCKKISSVGSALPRRRCCAYITIGMICIFIGVGLTVGTQDFARRYHATYVSWAIAYLLGLICLIRACYWGAIKVSYPEHSFA; this is encoded by the exons ATGGCTGCCGAGGGGGTGGACGAGCGCTCCCCGCTGCTCTCGGCGCCCAGCTCCGGCAATGTCACCCCCACCGCGCCGCCCTACCTGCCGGACACCAGCCCCCGAG CAGAGCTTCCACCTCCATATACTGCCATTGCAAGTCCAGACGCCAGTGGTGTTCCTGTAATTAACTGCCGCGTGTGCCAGTCGCTAATCAATTTGGATGGCAAGCTACACCAACATGTGGTTAAGTGCACAGTGTGCAATGAAGCTACg ccAATCAAAAACCCTCCTTCAGGGAAGAAGTATGTTAGATGTCAGTGTAATTGTCTTCTTATCTGTAAGGATACCTCTCGGAAGATAGGCTGTCCAAGACCAAACTG TAGACGCATCATTACTCTTGGTCCAGTAATGCTGATCCCAGAAGAGCAGCCAGCTCAGCCTGCCTTGCCAGTTCAACCAGATGGAACTAGAGTGGTGTGTGGGCACTGTGGAAATACATTCCTT tggATGGAACTGAGGTTTAACACGCTAGCAAAATGCCCGCACTgcaaaaaaat tTCTTCTGTTGGAAGTGCGCTGCCTCGGAGACGTTGCTGTGCATATATTACAATTGGCATGATATGCATCTTCATTGGAGTTGGATTAACT gttggTACGCAAGATTTCGCCAGGAGATATCATGCAACATATGTTTCTTGGGCTATTGCTTATCTCTTAGGTTTAATCTGCCTCATCCGAGCCTGCTACTGGGGAGCCATAAAAGTCAGTTATCCAGAGCACAGTTTTGCATAG